The Clupea harengus unplaced genomic scaffold, Ch_v2.0.2, whole genome shotgun sequence genome includes the window TAGCTCCAGTActgacctgtttgtctgtccgttctgctgcagctgagactgtgtcatggcctttatgtTTGTCCATCGTGCACAGATAGCAGATACAACTCTGATCGGttcgacaaaatatttcaaaaaccttcttatgATGGGAGCAGATCCTCTCTTGTAGCTGGCCTGTGGCATCAATCACTGAGTGTTTTCTTCCGGGGTTGACATCATTGTGAGCTTTGAAGTGAGTTTTGCAGTAAGACAACAGACaatccagacaggacttcacagctttgagttttgtcccagtgcagacgtcacactccacatctccaggtc containing:
- the LOC122131252 gene encoding E3 ubiquitin/ISG15 ligase TRIM25-like; this encodes MAEAAPNNYELFTCPICLDLLRDPVTTNCGHTYCKGCITSCWDREDQKGVYSCPQCRQTFTPRPVLNKNNIVAELVEQIKKTRIQAAAPVACTAGPGDVECDVCTGTKLKAVKSCLDCLLSYCKTHFKAHNDVNPGRKHSVIDATGQLQERICSHHKKVFEIFCRTDQSCICYLCTMDKHKGHDTVSAAAERTDKQVST